One region of Gorilla gorilla gorilla isolate KB3781 chromosome 13, NHGRI_mGorGor1-v2.1_pri, whole genome shotgun sequence genomic DNA includes:
- the KLHL9 gene encoding kelch-like protein 9, whose translation MKVSLGNGEMGVSAHLQPCKAGTTRFFTSNTHSSVVLQGFDQLRIEGLLCDVTLVPGDGDEIFPVHRAMMASASDYFKAMFTGGMKEQDLMCIKLHGVNKVGLKKIIDFIYTAKLSLNMDNLQDTLEAASFLQILPVLDFCKVFLISGVSLDNCVEVGRIANTYNLIEVDKYVNNFILKNFPALLSTGEFLKLPFERLAFVLSSNSLKHCTELELFKAACRWLRLEDPRMDYAAKLMKNIRFPLMTPQDLINYVQTVDFMRTDNTCVNLLLEASNYQMMPYMQPVMQSDRTAIRSDSTHLVTLGGVLRQQLVVSKELRMYDERAQEWRSLAPMDAPRYQHGIAVIGNFLYVVGGQSNYDTKGKTAVDTVFRFDPRYNKWMQVASLNEKRTFFHLSALKGHLYAVGGRSAAGELATVECYNPRMNEWSYVAKMSEPHYGHAGTVYGGLMYISGGITHDTFQNELMCFDPDTDKWMQKAPMTTVRGLHCMCTVGDKLYVIGGNHFRGTSDYDDVLSCEYYSPTLDQWTPIAAMLRGQSDVGVAVFENKIYVVGGYSWNNRCMVEIVQKYDPEKDEWHKVFDLPESLGGIRACTLTVFPPEENPGSPSRESPLSAPSDHS comes from the coding sequence ATGAAAGTGTCCCTTGGTAACGGCGAAATGGGCGTCTCTGCCCATTTGCAGCCTTGTAAGGCAGGAACCACACGTTTTTTTACCAGCAATACTCACAGTTCGGTGGTACTGCAAGGCTTTGATCAGCTTAGAATAGAAggattgctttgtgatgtgaccCTGGTACCAGGTGATGGAGATGAAATCTTCCCTGTTCACAGAGCTATGATGGCGTCTGCTAGTGATTATTTCAAAGCCATGTTCACAGGTGGAATGAAAGAACAAGATTTGATGTGCATTAAGCTTCATGGGGTGAACAAGGTTGGTCTGAAgaaaattattgattttatttatactGCAAAACTTTCTCTTAATATGGACAATCTTCAGGACACACTTGAAGCTGCTAGCTTTTTACAAATATTACCCGTTTTGGATTTCTGTAAAGTATTTCTTATATCAGGAGTCTCTTTGGATAACTGTGTTGAGGTTGGACGAATTGCTAACACCTACAATCTTATAGAAGTGgataaatatgttaataatttCATCCTGAAGAACTTTCCTGCTTTATTGAGTACTGGGGAGTTTCTAAAACTCCCTTTTGAACGGCTTGCATTTGTGCTTTCCAGTAATAGTCTTAAGCACTGTACCGAACTTGAACTCTTTAAGGCAGCCTGTCGCTGGCTAAGGTTGGAAGACCCTCGGATGGATTATGCTGCAAAGTTAATGAAGAATATTCGATTTCCACTGATGACACCACAGGATCTCATCAATTACGTGCAGACAGTAGATTTCATGAGAACAGACAATACCTGCGTGAATTTGCTTTTGGAAGCTAGCAATTACCAAATGATGCCATATATGCAGCCAGTGATGCAGTCAGATAGAACTGCCATTCGATCTGACTCCACTCACTTGGTTACATTAGGAGGAGTTTTGAGGCAGCAGCTGGTTGTCAGTAAAGAATTACGGATGTATGATGAAAGGGCACAAGAATGGAGATCTTTAGCCCCAATGGATGCTCCCCGTTACCAGCATGGTATTGCTGTCATTGGAAACTTTCTTTATGTAGTTGGTGGTCAGAGTAATTATGATACAAAAGGAAAAACTGCTGTTGATACAGTTTTCAGATTTGATCCTCGGTATAATAAATGGATGCAGGTTGCATCATTAAATGAAAAGCGCACATTCTTTCACTTGAGTGCCCTCAAAGGACATTTGTATGCAGTTGGTGGGCGCAGTGCAGCTGGTGAACTGGCCACAGTAGAATGTTACAACCcaagaatgaatgagtggagCTATGTTGCAAAAATGAGTGAACCCCACTATGGTCATGCTGGAACAGTATATGGAGGCTTAATGTATATTTCAGGAGGAATTACCCATGACACTTTCCAAAATGAGCTCATGTGTTTTGACCCAGATACAGATAAATGGATGCAAAAGGCTCCAATGACTACAGTCAGAGGTCTGCATTGCATGTGTACAGTTGGAGATAAGCTCTATGTCATTGGTGGCAATCACTTCAGAGGAACAAGTGATTATGATGATGTTCTAAGCTGTGAATACTATTCACCAACCCTTGACCAGTGGACCCCAATTGCCGCCATGTTAAGAGGCCAAAGTGATGTTGGAGTTGCcgtctttgaaaataaaatctatgttgtTGGTGGATATTCTTGGAATAATCGTTGTATGGTAGAAATTGTCCAGAAATATGACCCAGAAAAAGATGAGTGGCATAAAGTTTTTGATCTTCCAGAGTCACTTGGTGGCATTCGAGCCTGTACACTCACAGTTTTTCCACCTGAAGAAAACCCTGGGTCACCTTCTAGAGAATCACCTCTTTCAGCACCTTCAGATCATTCTTAG